The Larimichthys crocea isolate SSNF chromosome XII, L_crocea_2.0, whole genome shotgun sequence region TTTCCGGTTTTCTTGATCTTTGTCGGACAAAACATTTAAGGACCTCACTGTGCGGTGTGAAAACTTTTAAAGgcattttattgcttttttctGAACAAAACAATTGATCaaataattgagaaaataattggtAAATTAGTTtaggatgaaaaatgttttactcGTGTCCCTAAAAGAGGCCTTTAAACACCACTGGATCAGTACTACAGTATATACTGGTGTTTCCAGTTGTGTTAAGATGATGTGTACAAATTATTGACATGGTGtcagtaaatggccgtccgatgcaggattcaaACTGAGGCCAGCTGAAGCAAGGACTATAGCTtctacacatggggcggccgcttaacccactacgctaccgaccgctcCATGGTGTCAATTCTAATTGTAAAGGGTAATACCCTATAACTATATTTTACAGAGAGCAATTAGTAATGTGATAAGAATGTTTATAAAGTGAAAAAAGGTCCTAGAGTCAGTTTGGTTTCTCTGTGGGTTCCTGTAGAAAAATGCTGGTTCAACATGGACTAAAAACTGTAGCAAGAAGTTGGTGTTCCTGTTGTCTGCTCTTTGTGACTCTGTTTCTTGTCTCTCAGGGAGTGTTACCATTAAATCTTTGGTGTTCCCCACTGAGACTAGTACCAGTTATGTTGGGATGGTCCCGAAGAAACCCATGACCCTGAATGCTTTCACTCTGTGCATGCGAGTGGCCACAGAGCTCCCCGGTGAACGTGAGACCATCCTCTTTGCGTACCGGACCAGAGACTACGATGAGCTGAATGTGTGGCGTGAGCTGGACGGCAGGTAAATGCACTGATTTTCTGATATTCTTTGCGGACCATAATGTTGTTTTCCTACTTCCGCTTTACAAACCAGTATTGAGATGCCACAAGCCTCAGACCTATAGCGCCAACCAGTGGTTGGAGGATGCCATGGCACAATTGCAGGGTCCATTTGCATGCATTGACTGGGATATTTTTGAGAGCAACTTGGAGGCGAGAGCCATTACTGATTACATCAAGTACTGTATTTCAATATTATTTCAACAATACCACTCAGAACTTTTAAGAGATATCCAAACTCCACCCACCACACCAACCATAGTTTCAGGGAGAAACAAAAAGCCTTTAAATGTCTGAACACTGACTGGATGTGACCCAAAACCAAAATTACCTGCAATAAATGATCCAATCTCCTTCACTGATGACCTGAACACCTTCCACACCCGGTTTGACACCATCAACTCTTCTGAGGGATGCAGGGTACTGCTGGAGACCCTGCCCATCCCTGAAGGGTGTAGATGTTGCCTGGTGTTCCTGGTTTACACAGCAGGTGCAAAACAGGCAATGACCTGATGGCGTTTAGGCAAGGTGCTCAAAGGCAGTTGATGACACTGCCATACTTGCATTTTTCAATGACAATAACTCTGTTTTAAGTTGTCAGGACTCcatctggagacacagatgtctgttcacacagattggaacatcaacaacaagctatctattatgtctatgaaggcagcaacaggtctctgtgaccctggacaccacagtgttcagatagactggcacctactgttcccaaccaaagacaaacaactaatactgctgaggacctcaaggcccacacgggacctcgtgtaacctcAGGAGAGAAAACTCCATAACACCCACCTTCTGGTACTGCTGTATAAAAGCACCCTTAAACAATGCATGCAAACtaatttttgtgtgtgtgtctttagatTGTCTTTCGCCCTGGCTGGAGGCACTGTTATGTTCCAAGTCCCTCCTTTCAGTGCCCTGCAGTCCCACCTGTGTATCACCTGGGATTCCAGTTCAGGTGCATCTACCGTCTTCATGGACGGGAAGAAAAGCCTGACCAAAACTTACAAGCAGGGTCACACAATTCAACCCAATGGCAAGGTTATCATCGGACAAGATCCAGACAATTACCTGGGTGAATTTGACGCCAAGCAGAGTTTTGTTGGGGAGATGTGTGATATTAACATGTGGGACTCTGTCCTCTCGGACAGGACGATCAATGACCTGTTCACCGGGAAGAGAGTCCCAAGAGGAAACGTTTTCGACTGGGAAACAGCTGAGTTTGAAGTTAAAGGGCAGGTGCAGGTTGTTGATCGTGAGCTTTAGCTGTAATGAACAAAATGCAGGTCAGTGCACCaataaaaacctgaaaagtGACGATGCCTGTTGTGGAATTTATTAAATGATAATGCCAAACTAAGGCTGTCTGAGAATGAACTGGTTTGTGACGTATGACACCTGGGGGTTGGTTGATGTTGATCCATGTTAAGAGCAACTTTGCTTTGGAAATGTAACAATTTTAGTTTTTCTAAATAAAGTAGAACtgagtggaaagaaaataaaacagtacaaGTGTCTCTAAAAGTAACATTAAAGTGACGATGCTTAGAATTACAGACAACATTCTTCCATTTTATTATCCCTTATTTCCTTGTGATaatttctttagtttttctgGAGATCACGAGTTCATTATGTCATAAACTCGAGAAAACAAAGTCTCTAACCCTGATTACTACCGGATCTTCAAACCTCCCAATGAAGATATAACCGTCTTTATCATCAGGGCCGTCGCAGGGGGGGTGCGAGGCCCTGCTCTTTGCGTAATTGCGCATGAATAACAGTCACACGGACGCAGCTATTCTAGTTCTATTGCACGCATAATCTCGCTGCAGTACGGTTTATCAAGTAGAATAACACAGCATAATCATGCACATAGCTATGACTTTTTGCTATTTAtttcaaggggaaaaaaaacatctgtgcagCGTGTGGTGACAGTTCGTCAAGTCAGTTCAGTCACTTTATTTTTGGcatcttgacattttaaacaagcAGATTACTTTTCATTAATTATATACATTCAATAATTACAACTATAGACAActtattttacttattatttaacttatttacaACACTAACCCGAACAATTAAGATAGACTCACCATGcgtaaattaataaataaaacaataaattctcTATAATCCAGATGCAATGTCCTTTTCAGTGGATAGCAGGGCAGGCCCGCACAGTCTCTCCTGTGACATGTAGGTGCGCAAATAGTTTTGAATTAGTTTTAGCTTTGAAAAGCTTCGCTCGCCCGATGCCACAGTGTCGGTGTGCGTGATGGAGATGCTAGTTGTTGCCACCGCATCTCGTGCTGACAAATTTATCCAGCGATCCCCGCAGTGAATTGTGAAattcttccttctttttaatttttttccttttctcagaGCCCGATTAGTGCTTGCAAAATCGGTCGTGTTCTCTTGCCGTTGTTCACTGTCCCCCACTTTAACTTTCCTCATCTCCCGTCTTCAGTGAGGACGCATTACTTAATGACATTGGTACAAGATCATACATaactaatgtatttttttaaacaaataaattaaataattaaaaataaatgtaaaaataaaagataaaacacacagcacgaTTGAAGGCGCGAGGCCCCCTAGTGGCGCGAGGCCCCCTAGTGGCGCGAGGCCCTGTGCGGTTGCACAGTTCGCACAGCCTATGGGACGGCTCTGTCACTGAGTAACCGGCTTCAtcgagagacagacacaaacgtctttgtgtctcagactcagatttagaagctgcttcatgaaataaagtcAGATCATTTTTTCCTGGAGGCCTCCTTATGAAACCACCGCTTGACAGAATTTGGAGGTTTGACTGCCCCAATTTTGACTCTGATTTTGATGGTCTCAGGTCTGGGCAAAGATTAGGATTCCAGCTACACTGGACTTTGTGCTCATGACCCGTAACGTATCTAAGCAGTCACACTGTCTAAACTTACTACTGATAAgttacatcatacatacattaagTCAAGTACCCTTCTTCAGAGCATCTGTAGCAGGACCTTCACAGAGGCACAGTATGTATACAGCTTCATTGAACTATATTTTAGATAATGCATGATGTATGGATTTGTTACTgtgttattaaataaattcttACATTTTCTGCAGGTTTGCTGAAACAAAATGAGGCTTTCAGTCATCCTTTTTTCATTGCCATCTCCACGGTGTTGGCCGGTAATTGCATTgcattttccttttatttatgcatatataatgtatgtaatatatttttcatttaaggACATTTGTCTGCAAATTTATGTGCTTGATTGACAAAATTATCTGTGGTTCCATCCAGATTCTGAATATTTTCCGGTTTTCTTGATCTTTGTCGGACAAAACATTTAAGGACCTCACTGTCGGTGTGAAAACTTTTAAAGGCATTTTATTgctgacaacaaaacaattgatcaaataattgagaaaataattggtAAATTAGTTtaggtgaaaaatgttttactcGTGTCCCTAAAAGGGCCTTTAAACACCACTGGATCAGTACTACATATTACTGGTGTTTCCAGTTGTGTTAAGATGATGTGTACAAATTATTGACATGGTGTCAGTAAATGGCCATCCGATGCAGGATTCA contains the following coding sequences:
- the LOC104923384 gene encoding pentraxin fusion protein, with the protein product MRLSVILFLIAISTVLAGSVTIKSLVFPTETSTSYVGMVPKKPMTLNAFTLCMRVATELPGERETILFAYRTRDYDELNVWRELDGRLSFALAGGTVMFQVPPFSALQSHLCITWDSSSGASTVFMDGKKSLTKTYKQGHTIQPNGKVIIGQDPDNYLGEFDAKQSFVGEMCDINMWDSVLSDRTINDLFTGKRVPRGNVFDWETAEFEVKGQVQVVDREL